atgcattcccctgcgaaaacaaaaaaaaaaaaaaaaaaaaaaaaaaaaaaaaaaaaaaaaaaaaaaaaggttaggttaggttaggttaggttaggttaggttaggttaggttaggttaggttaggttaggttaggttaggttaggttaggttaggttaggttaggttaggttaggttaggttaggttaggttaggttaggttaggttaggttaggttaggttaggttaggttaggttaggttaggttaggttaggttaggttaggttaggttaggttaggttaggttaggttaggttaggttaggttaggttaggttaggttaggttaggttaggttaggttaggttaggttaggttaggttaggttaggttaggttaggttaggttaggttaggttaggttaggttaggttaggttaggttaggttaggttaggttaggttaggttaggttaggttaggttaggttaggttaggttaggttaggttaggttaggttaggttaggttaggttaggttaggttaggttaggttaggttaggttaggttaggttaggttaggttaggttaggttaggttaggttaggttaggttaggttaggttaggttaggttaggttaggttaggttaggttaggttaggttaggttaggttaggttaggttaggttaggttaggttaggttaggttaggttaggttaggttaggttaggttaggttaggttaggttaggttaggttaggttaggttaggttaggttaggttaggttaggttaggttaggttaggttaggttaggttaggttaggttaggttaggttaggttaggttaggttaggttaggttaggttaggttaggttaggttaggttaggttaggttaggttaggttaggttaggttaggttaggttaggttaggttaggttaggttaggttaggttaggttaggttaggttaggttaggttaggttaggttaggttaggttaggttaggttaggttaggttaggttaggttaggttaggttaggttaggttaggttaggttaggttaggttaggttaggttaggttaggttaggttaggttaggttaggttaggttaggttaggttaggttaggttaggttaggttaggttaggttaggttaggttaggttaggttaggttaggttaggttaggttaggttaggttaggttaggttaggttaggttaggttaggttaggttaggttaggttaggttaggttaggttaggttaggttaggttaggttaggttaggttaggttaggttaggttaggttaggttaggttaggttaggttaggttaggttaggttaggttaggttaggttaggttccAGGGCGGCGCCAGCGAGGGCGGCCAAGCTGTCGGCCCCTAGCTCCTCGGCTGTAATTCTCAAGTTACAGCCGGAGGCAGCGCAAAAAGGGGCCACATACAGCTCCGCCCTCCTTAAGGCCGAGCAGGCGGTGAGCCTGGAGGGGCTAGGAATCGGCTCGCTTCGGATTCGCCCGAGTGCGACCGGAGCGAGGCTAATCGAGGTCTCTGGCCCCTCCAACTCAGACAAGGCAGATGCGCTTGCATCGGCCTTGAAGGCGGCCCTTTCCGGCGTCGCGGACGTTTCCAGGCCCGTCAAAACCGCGGACTTCCGCGTGACGGGCCTGAATGATGCGGCAACGGCGCAGCGGATAAAGGCTGCGGTCGCGCAAGCCGGGAGCTGCACGGAGGACCAGGTCTGGGTGGGTGAAATCCGCTCAGACTGGCGGGGCTCTGGCTCTGCCCTGATGCGCTGCCCGGTCACGACGGCTAAAAAGCTGATCGAGGCGGGCAGCCTCACGGTAGGCTGGAGTCGAGTGCAGCTCcggcacctggaggcgcgccccatgcACTGCTACAAGTGCATGGGGAAGGGGCACACCGCATCGCTGTGCCCCTCGCAGACGGACCGCAGCCGGCTCTGCTATAGGTGCGGGGAGGCAGGGCATTTGTCCGCCTCCTGCACAGCGGAGCCCCGCTGCGCGGTATGCCGCGACGCCGGCAAGCCGGCGGGCCACGTGATGGGGGGTAGGGCCTGCAACCCACCCCCGATCCGAGGGAAAGGGCCGTCCCCTCCTCCGCGCGAGGGAAGGCAAGGGGAGGCGCCAGTCGGCCAAATGGAGGAGTGATGGGGGTCACCTTCCTCCAGGCCAACCTCAACCACTCCGCTAGGGCGCAGGATCTCCTCCTGCAATCCATGGCGGAGTGGGATTTGGATGTCGCGGTGGTCGCGGAGCCGTACGCGGTTCCCTCCCTGCCCCACTGGGCGGGGGATCTGGATGACCTCGTGGCCATCGTGGCTAGGCCTGGTGCCGCCCCTCCCCTCGCGATTAAGAAGAGAGGGAACGGCTTTGTGgtggcggttcggggagagtacgccataattggtgtttacttctccccgaaccgggatTTGCCGGCCCTGGAGCGGTTCTTGGATGCCCTGGGGCCGGAGATAAGGCGGTTAGCGCCCCTAAAGGTCTTCGTGGCCGGtgacttcaacgccaaatcaacggcgtgggggaacccggccacggagcccaaggggcgaaaggtggaagagtgggcgctggccgccgggctgtctctcctaaacagggggacagcccacacgtgcgtgcgacggacgggcggatcggtggtggacctgacgttcgccaccccctccgccgcgcgctccgtgtcggactggagggtggaagggggggtggagacactctcggaccacttgtatattcggttcgaggtgtcggccgccccccaatgtcaggcggcatcatcgtcccgggtgcgcagccggttcccgcgttgggcccttacgcggcttgaccgggagctggcggaagaggcggccatcgtcggccgctggagcctcccgcctctagacggaatgggggtggacgacgcggctgaccgtctcggcgacgctttcacagcggtgtgccgggcggccatgccaagcgtaggtcgagccccccctaggcgggcggtctattggtggtcggcggagattgccgcccttcgcgtcgcctgcaacgcggcccgaagggcctatagtcgaagcaggcggcgcagtccccgggacgaggagagggatggtcagctgtatgcggtgtatgtggaaaaccgtaaggagctgcagctggccatcggtcgggccaaggaggaagccttcgaggagctggtggagggtatcgaaagagacccatggggccggccgtataagtgggcgcgagacaaattgcgcccacaggcgaccccgctaacggagacccttcagccagctctgctgggggagattgtcggggatctattccccggcaatccgcgagggttttctcctccgaggatggcccgacagccgcctgacgcggagggagaagaggtggaggcggatccgcctcccgtcaccgacgtcgaaatggaggtggtcctcgaccgcctccagacaaggaagagggcaccgggtccagacggggtgcacgggaaagtgcttgcgctgattctcgtgcacctcggggaggagtttcgggggctgctcaaccgctgtctgcgagaggggcagttcccgaaattatggaaggagggccggctctgccttattccgaaggggagccggcccttggactcggcttcggcggtgcgacctctggtcctgctgagcgaggctgggaaggccctagagagcgttgtggcctctcgcctcgttcggcatgtggaggaaggcccgggaccgcgtctctctgacgtgcagtacggattccgggccaagaggtccaccatcgacgccctcaggcgtctgcggtcggtgacggaggaggcggatcgagaaggcgaggtgaccctggcgacgtcgttagacatcgccaacgccttcaacagtatcccgcactgtgtaatacgggaggcgctccggtacttcggagtgccctcgtacctgcgggggctgttgggggcgtacctggaggagcgggtcgtcctgtacgaggacaggggaggtcaaatggtccggcggggcgtcgggtgcggtgtcccgcaggggtcgattctcggccctatcctgtgggacatcgcatacgattgggtcctgcggtgccggcttcccccgggacgggtgtcatctgctatgcggatgacactctcttcacgtcccggggtgcgaatttcggtgaggcggcgcggctggccgaaacgggcctcgccccttttggtcggccgcatagagaggctggggcttcgggtccgactggataagaccgaagtcctcctcttccgcggggcccgggcgcgaggacctcccccaggggcgcgcctccaggtgggtcatgaggagttgagggtgagtgcccagatgaaatacctgggcctcatcctcgacgggagatggtcctttgtcccccactccgagagctggggcaaaggatcatcaggacggctgcgtcgctgggccgactcctgcccaatctggtgggcccagcgacgctgtacggaagctgtactccggcgtgtgccggagtatggcgatgtacggcgcccccgtttgggtggacgcccttgccgcggagaaataagcgccttctccggcaggcgcaagaggtgatcgcggtaagtggcgatacgggggtaccgtacagtggcgttctctgcggccacagccctcgcgggcgacccgccgtgggagttggtggcggaggtgctcgccgaggtttaccactttgtggcgaacaggagggaaatcggcgagcacccctcgcctgagatggtccggcgggtccgcttgcgagggcaagcggaactcatgcggaggtgggaggcagacctggcgcgggcaacgtacggtgtacgcacagtggaggccctgcgccaggtcctggagagatggatgttgaggcggcgcaagcctctcaccttccgcatgaccgcaggtgctcaccgggcatggctgcttcggtgagtacttgcaccgcgtggcccagcgggagaccgagccggtctgccacgattgtgggcgaggctcgggacactgctcaacatgttctagagcagtgtcccaggtggagtcggcagcgccacgatctggtggcagtgctcggtggagtggatctgtcgcaccgagtgtcgtcaatgcgatgctcgggagtgacggagcctgggcggcagtggcctccttctgtgagactgttatgtcacagagggaggccgaggaaaggaaccgcgaggaccaccccctcgcggagccgatccgcagaaggcggacgggggtgcgacgcaggcgctaccttgcgcgcctgcaggcgcccccctaaatcggtgggactagtcccacccgacggcaggggtccaccaggtgtcggtgggcccctgagaatgtgagtccggtctctggcgaaagagaccggccagtcgctgaggcgtcttgtgttagatagatccgaggcgcctccctgtaaagcggccgatggtaCCCGCAGGGGGTTTAgctgggtagtctgggctggatagcggcccaggagtcccacactcagtgcgtaaatgcattcccctgcgaaaacaaaaaaaaaaaaaaaaaaaaaaaaaaaaaaaaggttaggttaggttaggttagtaggttaggttaggttaggttaggttaggttaggttaggttaggttaggttaggttaggttaggttaggttaggttaggttaggttaggttaggttaggttaggttaggttaggttaggttaggttaggttaggttaggttaggttaggttaggttaggttaggttaggttaggttaggttaggttaggttaggttaggttaggttaggttaggttaggttaggttaggttaggttaggttaggttaggttaggttaggttaggttaggttaggttaggttaggttaggttaggttaggttaggttaggttaggttaggttaggttaggttaggttaggttaggttaggttaggttaggttaggttaggttaggttaggttaggttaggttaggttaggttaggttaggttaggttaggttaggttaggttaggttaggttaggttaggttaggttaggttaggttaggttaggttaggttaggttaggttaggttaggttaggttaggttaggttaggttaggttaggttaggttaggttaggttaggttaggttaggttaggttaggttaggttaggttaggttaggttaggttaggttaggttaggttaggttaggttaggttaggttaggttaggttaggttaggttaggttaggttaggttaggttaggttaggttaggttaggttaggttaggttaggttaggttaggttaggttaggttaggttaggttaggttaggttaggttaggttaggttaggttaggttaggttaggttaggttaggttaggttaggttaggttaggttaggttaggttaggttaggttaggttaggttaggttaggttaggttaggttaggttaggttaggttaggttaggttaggttaggttaggttaggttaggttaggttaggttaggttaggttaggttaggttaggttaggttaggttaggttaggttaggttaggttaggttaggttaggttaggttaggttaggtttttttttttttttttttttttttaaataaatttttcagcTACGGCGCGTGGCCTgtaccttttttaatttaatgaatgttttaagtttagaaaattttgttgaaacatCCAATTCGCTCCGCGAATTTTCGTCTTAATAACTAAATACCATTGGCGGttacaaaatactaaatacaatTAACTAACTCTAACTCTACGAACAGAACCCCAGAATGGAGCAGACCAGGACCccctggcagcacccgttcacgagttgacgcatgggtcagccatcgcaAAGCTCAACCATATtggagggaacctcacgacccggcccacgacgccgccgccagattgaccattttcGTGAGCATGACGTACTCCATTTTGTAGTTCTGTCCATTgtcgtctttttttttttttttttttttttttttttttttttttttttttttttttttttttttattgctacttaagttaattttttttttttttttttattttttgtcaggcTTATActacttttaaaactatttttttttttttttttttttttgtgtcatttttttttttttttttttgtgtcattgtttttttttttttttttttttttttaatattgattacgtcattttttttttttttttttttttttttttttttttttttttttatttttttattaaagagtATTACTACTTACTGGCTAAAGTTATTCATGTCCGAGATGTCGCCAACGGTCCCGCCGAAGGCTGTTGTCTTTTCAGGGGGGGGTGTCACTTTCAGGCCTCCTCCAGCTCCGCTTCGGATGCGAGGATGTTGTCCCGAGTCTTGTCGTCACCATGCCAAATCGCCATTTTCAGGTTGTAGTCCCGGATGGAAGCGTCAGTTGCTCTCTCTGCACGTTGAATAAAACGAGCTACTGCGTCGTTCTTTTTATTATCCACGTAGTACACACAGGTCTTCGTGTGTCTAGAGATTGCAACTACCGCGTGTGGGACACTCTGGGGCAGCTTGGAGTTTTTGGTTGTTGTACGTACGATGATCACTGTATCAAACGTGCGGCCCTGGGCTTCATGAATAGTAAGGGTGCAGGAACCCGAGTTGGCTCCATATCCTTGGCTGATTAGGAGCTCCTTCTCAGCCTGGGTATGGGTCAGATACAACGTATCTTCCAACTTCGGGATATTAGCCCCTCTATATTCTTTCAGTGTCAGGGAGCGCGTAAGATTCTTGGCCGAGTAAATGCCGCTGTAGATTTCACTAAGGGCATACGCCACGTCCTGTGGGTTTCTGTACGTACACAACAACTCCTTCGTGACTGTCGTGACTTTGTGGGGTCTGCAGTACTTCAGAGGGAACAGGTTGTGTCGGTCGATGTAGGGTAGCTGGTTGTGGTCTCCAATCAACAAGGTCTCGCTGGCTCCTGTGATCTTTGTAGCCATCACTATGGATCCGAAATGATTCATTAGGGCTTCGTCCACCACAAGACGGGTGCACGTTTCGCCCTTCATCATCCCGTTTACCAACAGTGAGGCCATGGTCCGAACTCGCCGTTTGGCTCGTTCTTCCCCGACCTTTGGTGTCAGTTTGTCCCTGAGATCTTTGACTGCTTCCCTAGTGGCGGTCACTATGAGGTCGCTCTCGATGTTGACGTGAGCGACTACCCATGTGGTTTTACCGCATCCGGGCACCCCGTTCACCCATGTGAAAGCTGTGGTCGCCAAGCATTCCAGTCGGGTGCTATCTGTCAGGTTCCCGAAGATGGTGTTAGCCATCTCAAGAATTCTGTCTTCTAGCATCACTCTGGTGCACTTGGCAATCACAACCTTCGGGTCACTGGGGGGACATATTGGCCGGATGAGGTCCCTCTCTCCCGGCTGGCTCTTTTCGAGTTCTATGAAGCCTTCCGTTGCGCAGTATGCCGCCATATACTCCCCGCACACGCTACCGTGTATAACACGTTGTGTGTCTAGGTCGTAAATTGCGGCCTCCGCTTCTTCCAGTTTCACTTCGAGCGACTTGACGTTGCCACGTTTGTAAGTCTGCAGTATCGCACTGCAGATGTCCGCGTTGACTTTCCTTGTGGCAGCCGTTATCGCTAAGAACTCTCGAAGAGCGTTCTCCATGTGTGCCAGCTGATCGTTCGCTGGCTTCAGCCGAGGGGGGGTCACAAGCCCCATATCCGCTCTGGTTCGCTGGGTGATCTGCGTAACCTCTTGGCGGGATATGGATGGGGCTGTGAATTTTTCCACTGCCGTTTCCAGTTGAACCGTTCCTCTGAGTTTTCTCATCTTCTCTTTTACCGGGCTTACGATAGCTTGGGCCATTCGGTTTAGGAGTGTGGCAACCGTGGACTTCTTCCTATCTTTGTCCTGGTCGGTGCCTTTCTGCTTCGACTGGCGACTCTCCTCTTCGAGTGCTTGTTGCAGCCTCTCCGATCCGCTGATATCCCGAACTTGGTTCAGGGATCCCCCGCGGCTCGTAGTGGCTTCGCTTCCACCCTGGTCACGTCTCAAGAGAAACCCGAGGTCTTGACCTCTGTTCTCATATACCACTACCTCATGATGTTTTGAGGCTTCAAGGGCGCCCAGATGATCTCTTGTTTCGCCCGTGTGGTGAGACACTGCCATGGCATCCACGCTTAGCACTCTAGGAATGGGAGTATCCCCCAGAACACAGCCCCCTATCGACGTTAGCACGCTGCAGACCTTCTGAAAAGCCGTAGAGATGTCATCAGTGGCGAAAAGTGCGATGGTTTTGTTCTTCCTCCGCACCATTCGACACCGCTGACCCCCCACGGAGACCGTAGGTAAGGCGTCGTAAACTTTACGGCGCATGGTCGTTTTGCTTGTGCTCCCGTTCAACAGGAGTCCGAGTCCCGGTGAGATATAGATGTTAGTCTTCGCCCTGTCGTTGCAGAAGGCCACTCCCACTCGTTCCGAGTTGTTGTTCATGAACATGGCAACTCCTCGGACCCGCAGCCTGGGCTTCCCCGCTTCTCCGGCTTTTAAGAGTGTGGACAACTGATCTTGGTTGTCTGATGAGTACTGCTGCACCTGTGTGTTGATGGTGTCGGTGCGTGTGGTGTTAGTGTCGGTGTTAGTGGAGTTGGTGTCGGTGTTGGTGTTAGTGTTGGTGGATGGTTGCGCCTCTGCAGTCTTATTGCGTTTTGTCGCAATGGCCGCTACTTCCTCGATGTAGTTGAGGAAGTGACTCCTTGTTGACTTATTTTGCAGCAGATCTCCCAACACTTCCCGCCTCAACTTTGTGTCGCAGATACACTCCAGGTTGTAACGGGCAGTCTGAAACCTGGGGCAGTCGAGTAATATGTGCCATACCGATTCGCTGACATTCGGGTCACACTCACATCCGGGACTGTCTCTCAACATGAACCGGTGCAGGTATTCTCCGAAGCCGCCATGTCCCGTCAGGATTTGTACGTGCAGGTGATTTAGATTCGTTCCTCGCACGAAACTGTAAGCTTTGCTTACATTGGGGAAGAACGTTCTTGTGACCGCACCTTGGGAGGCAGTATCGAATCTATCCTGCCATCTGGCTATAGATTCCTCCCTTATCTTCCTTCTGACGTATGACAGCGGAACTTCTGCGTAATCGGGTGAAGAGGTCTCTTTCGAGGCTCCTTCTTTGGCAAGCTCATCCGCCCTTTCGTTTCCCGCCGTTCCCACGTGAGCTCTGAGCCAGAACAAACGGACCTCCCTCCCTCGCGACCGCATCTCAGCAATGCTCTCCTTTATGGCCTTTGCCAGAGGATGGGTTAGCCGAGTGCTGCACAACAGATCCAGCGACGATCTTGAGTCGCTCAGGATGTTGATTGCTGCATCTTCGCTTTCCAACGCTCCGGACACTGCCCTGTGGAGTGCATAGATCTCAGACTGGAATACGGTGCACGTGGAGTCCAGGCTGAAGACTTGGCTGTGTGTCTCCTTGCCATCTTCCCACCATGTAAGTGCCGCTCCCACCCTGCCTTCCATTTTACTTCCATCGGTGTAAACCTGTGGGCCAGTAATCTGGAGTGCAGTTTGGGTGGCATCTGTCATGTCCTCGAGCAGAGTGTACTCTAGTTGGAGTTTAGTGGCCGGGTGTGGTAAATCTTTGGCTTTTACAATCTCCTCGAGTTTACGATCTGGTGGTAGGAAGTCGACGGAGAGCCCCTTCTTCGCCTCGTAAAGGGATGCCACTTCCTGGATTCTCAGGTCCAGCGGTAGGATTCCTGCAAGGATTAGCGCTGCAGGCAGAGACGTTGTTCTGTACGCCTTGCAGATCCTTTGCGCGAAACCCCTCTGGAGTGTATCTAGCGCTTTCCTGTTGGTTAGGTTTTCAGACGCTTTTGCCCATGCGCAGGCCCCATAGGTCGCAATAGGTTCTATTACTGCGACGTATAGTGTCCTGATAATTTCTCCATTAAGTCCCCAGGTGACTCTTGCTGCGCATATCAGCTGTTTATATATGCTGGCCGCTTTGGTGCAGATGTTTCGCACGTGCGAGTTGAAGTTGAGCCACCTGTCTATGGTCAGTCCTAGGAGTTTGATCTCGTCTACCAGAGATAGAGTTGTTCCGGACATGGTGATTTGGGGAGGAGTGTACTTCAGTTTTTTTGTTAGCAACATGACTTGCGTCTTGTGTGCTGCGAAGTTTAACTTGTTCTCTCTACCCCATTCTACCGTCCGCTCCAATATTCTGTTGACGCGATCCTCCATTCCATCTATGGACTCTCCGGAGAATACCAGGACCCCATCATCTGCGAAGGCCTGACAGTAGACTTCCTCGGACGATAATCTTTGCAGGAGGGGATCCAATATGATGTTCCAGAA
This portion of the Plodia interpunctella isolate USDA-ARS_2022_Savannah chromosome 10, ilPloInte3.2, whole genome shotgun sequence genome encodes:
- the LOC128672996 gene encoding uncharacterized protein LOC128672996, with protein sequence MDYHILNTGNTPTFEVWRRNVLCTSIVDVTACSSSLLGKIRNWKVDRTLITSDHNAITYTLELGVRLQHAAAPTTRVYNTKKANWLAFDETLLSLLAERDITPARVGEIVTGEEMEILTEAYITAIREACESAIPKIGRRRQGTPLPWWTEEIEHLKRDLVRKKKRIKNAAPHRKEHVLQEYNEAKALYAKQSAEAQTRSWKEFCTKQERESMWDGIYRVLRKTSGRKEEPLLRGPDGKTLDPKQSADLLANTFYPEDAVVTDTPYHTQLRKIVQETPQKRLGELKEDDPPFTEAELEAVLQEQNPKKAPGPDGFTSDICARAIRCSREVFMAIANKCLAISYFPRQWKIAHVVILNKPGKEDYTSPKSYRPIGLLSVLGKTLEKLFVRRLQWHLLPTLSPRQYGFLPQRGTEDALYDLLKHVNAEKEAGRSVLIVSLDIEGAFDNAWWPALMNQLRIRRCPRNLYLMVDSYLQDRKIIVNYAGETSERETTKGCVQGSIGGPTFWNIILDPLLQRLSSEEVYCQAFADDGVLVFSGESIDGMEDRVNRILERTVEWGRENKLNFAAHKTQVMLLTKKLKYTPPQITMSGTTLSLVDEIKLLGLTIDRWLNFNSHVRNICTKAASIYKQLICAARVTWGLNGEIIRTLYVAVIEPIATYGACAWAKASENLTNRKALDTLQRGFAQRICKAYRTTSLPAALILAGILPLDLRIQEVASLYEAKKGLSVDFLPPDRKLEEIVKAKDLPHPATKLQLEYTLLEDMTDATQTALQITGPQVYTDGSKMEGRVGAALTWWEDGKETHSQVFSLDSTCTVFQSEIYALHRAVSGALESEDAAINILSDSRSSLDLLCSTRLTHPLAKAIKESIAEMRSRGREVRLFWLRAHVGTAGNERADELAKEGASKETSSPDYAEVPLSYVRRKIREESIARWQDRFDTASQGAVTRTFFPNVSKAYSFVRGTNLNHLHVQILTGHGGFGEYLHRFMLRDSPGCECDPNVSESVWHILLDCPRFQTARYNLECICDTKLRREVLGDLLQNKSTRSHFLNYIEEVAAIATKRNKTAEAQPSTNTNTNTDTNSTNTDTNTTRTDTINTQVQQYSSDNQDQLSTLLKAGEAGKPRLRVRGVAMFMNNNSERVGVAFCNDRAKTNIYISPGLGLLLNGSTSKTTMRRKVYDALPTVSVGGQRCRMVRRKNKTIALFATDDISTAFQKVCSVLTSIGGCVLGDTPIPRVLSVDAMAVSHHTGETRDHLGALEASKHHEVVVYENRGQDLGFLLRRDQGGSEATTSRGGSLNQVRDISGSERLQQALEEESRQSKQKGTDQDKDRKKSTVATLLNRMAQAIVSPVKEKMRKLRGTVQLETAVEKFTAPSISRQEVTQITQRTRADMGLVTPPRLKPANDQLAHMENALREFLAITAATRKVNADICSAILQTYKRGNVKSLEVKLEEAEAAIYDLDTQRVIHGSVCGEYMAAYCATEGFIELEKSQPGERDLIRPICPPSDPKVVIAKCTRVMLEDRILEMANTIFGNLTDSTRLECLATTAFTWVNGVPGCGKTTWVVAHVNIESDLIVTATREAVKDLRDKLTPKVGEERAKRRVRTMASLLVNGMMKGETCTRLVVDEALMNHFGSIVMATKITGASETLLIGDHNQLPYIDRHNLFPLKYCRPHKVTTVTKELLCTYRNPQDVAYALSEIYSGIYSAKNLTRSLTLKEYRGANIPKLEDTLYLTHTQAEKELLISQGYGANSGSCTLTIHEAQGRTFDTVIIVRTTTKNSKLPQSVPHAVVAISRHTKTCVYYVDNKKNDAVARFIQRAERATDASIRDYNLKMAIWHGDDKTRDNILASEAELEEA
- the LOC135309806 gene encoding uncharacterized protein LOC135309806 yields the protein MGVTFLQANLNHSARAQDLLLQSMAEWDLDVAVVAEPYAVPSLPHWAGDLDDLVAIVARPGAAPPLAIKKRGNGFVVAVRGEYAIIGVYFSPNRDLPALERFLDALGPEIRRLAPLKVFVAGDFNAKSTAWGNPATEPKGRKVEETPEWSRPGPPGSTRSRVDAWVSHRKAQPYWREPHDPAHDAAARLTIFVSMTYSIL